The Mauremys mutica isolate MM-2020 ecotype Southern chromosome 1, ASM2049712v1, whole genome shotgun sequence genome has a segment encoding these proteins:
- the LOC123354749 gene encoding olfactory receptor 52B2-like: protein MPADNHTVFDPATYILTGIPGTEESYVWISISFCLMYVVTLFGNSLLLFIILTEQSLHEPMYLFMSMLAAADLLLSTTTVPKMLAIFWFRAGEISFAACLTQMFFIHVSFMAESAILLAMAFDRYVAICDPLRYTILLTKSVIGKMGLAVVTRSFCTIFPLVFLVKRLNFCRTNLLPHNYCDYMAMARLACDDITVHVWYGVAVAIFIISLDAVLIAVSYGLILRAVFRLPSKDARLKALHTCGSHVCVILMFYVSSVFSSLAHQFRNIIPGYIVNLLANLYVLIPPMLNPIVYGVTTKEVLKRVINVFYRCWSRSSMPS, encoded by the coding sequence ATGCCAGCTGACAAtcacactgtttttgaccctgcAACTTACATCCTGACCGGCATCCCGGGTACAGAGGAGTCttatgtctggatctccatctcCTTCTGTCTGATGTACGTTGTGACACTTTTTGGGAACTCTCTCCTACTATTCATCATACTAACAGAAcaaagcctccatgagcccatgtatcTATTCATgtccatgctggctgctgctgatcTGCTGTTATCTACCACTACAGTGCCCAAGATGCTGGCTATATTCTGGTTTAGAGCGGGGGAAATTTCTTTTGCTGCCTGCCTGacccagatgttcttcatccATGTCAGTTTTATGGCCGAGTCGGCCattctgctggccatggcgtttgATCGGTACGTTGCCATCTGTGACCCATTGAGATACACCATCTTACTAACCAAGTCTGTGATCGGGAAGATGGGGCTGGCAGTTGTCACAAGAAGTTTCTGTACAATTTTCCCTCTCGTCTTTCTTGTGAAGCGGCTGAATTTCTGCAGAACCAACCTCCTGCCTCACAACTATTGTGACTACATGGCCATGGCCCGGCTGGCTTGCGACGACATCACAGTCCACGTCTGGTATGGCGTAGCTGTGGCTATTTTTATAATCAGCTTGGATGCTGTGCTCATTGCTGTATCTTATGGACTGATCCTCAGGGCCGTCTTCCGGCTCCCCtccaaggacgcccggctcaaggcTCTCCACACCTGCGGCTCCCATGTCTGTGTCATACTGATGTTCTACGTGTCGTCCGTTTTCTCCTCTTTAGCACACCAGTTTAGGAACATCATCCCAGGTTATATTGTCAACCTATTGGCCAACCTCTATGTGCTCATTCcccccatgttaaaccccatcGTGTATGGGGTGACAACAAAAGAGGTCCTGAAACGGGTGATCAACGTCTTTTATCGATGCTGGAGCAGAAGCTCCATGCCGAGCTAA